In one window of Brassica rapa cultivar Chiifu-401-42 chromosome A07, CAAS_Brap_v3.01, whole genome shotgun sequence DNA:
- the LOC103828188 gene encoding receptor-like serine/threonine-protein kinase ALE2 has translation MRNYAMLVLLLLLLHSLASFPVCFARLFPMSFPFTRSKSHQMRFFHPHLYPPASSPAFSPNPSHIPTTRHSAHHHQHRRWHLRPNVTAAPPPSNDCQQTCVEPLTSTPFGSPCGCVFPMKVQLLLSVAPFSIFPVTSELEIEVAAGTYLEQSQVKIMGASADSENQGKTVVDFNLVPLGEKFDNTTATLIYQRFRHKKVPLNESVFGDYEVTHISYPGIPSSSPYGDIVEGVPTASTDGLPVTANVANKSQGIGFRTIAIIVLSGFVLTLILAGAIFIVRKWNKVGKSSTAVGPGLPPSMNKRLGARSMFSSSARSSGSDSLMSSMATCALSVKTFTLSELHKATDKFSAKRVLGEGGFGRVYHGSMEDGTEIAVKLLTRDNQNRDREFIAEVEMLSRLHHRNLVKLIGICIEGRTRCLIYELVHNGSVESHLHEGTLDWDARLKIALGAARGLAYLHEDSNPRVIHRDFKASNVLLEDDFTPKVSDFGLAREATEGSEHISTRVMGTFGYVAPEYAMTGHLLVKSDVYSYGVVLLELLTGRKPVDMSQPSGEENLVTWARPLLANREGLEQLVDPRLAGTYDFDDMAKVAAIASMCVHQEVSHRPFMGEVVQALKLIYNDADETCGDYCSQKESSVPESAGDLAFSDSSWWNLTPRLRYGQASTFITMDYSSGPLEEMENRPHSVSSIPREGGLYLPNRSGPLRPVRTRRNFFRLRGSMSEHGGPSSSRHLWSGNGDWF, from the exons ATGCGGAACTATGCGATGCTTGTGCTGCTACTTCTCCTCCTTCATTCTCTCGCCTCCTTTCCCGTCTGCTTTG CTAGGCTCTTTCCTATGAGCTTTCCGTTTACCCGGTCAAAATCTCATCAAATGCGTTTCTTTCATCCTCATCTTTATCCTCCTGCATCTTCACCAG CTTTTTCCCCCAACCCAAGTCACATTCCAACAACAAGACACAGCGCTCATCATCACCAGCATCGTCGTTGGCATTTAAGACCCAACGTTACTGCAGCTCCACCTCCCTCAAATG aTTGTCAGCAGACATGCGTGGAGCCTCTTACTTCAACTCCCTTTGGTTCACCTTGTGGTTGTGTTTTCCCCATGAAAGTTCAGCTTCTTCTAAGTGTCGCTCCTTTTTCTATTTTCCCCGTGACCAGCGAGTTAGAAATTGAGGTTGCTGCTGGAACATACTTGGAACAAAGCCAAGTGAAAATTATGGGTGCCAGTGCCGACAGTGAAAACCAAGGAAAAACTGTGGTGGATTTTAACCTTGTTCCACTTGGGGAAAAATTCGACAATACTACGGCCACCCTTATCTATCAAAGGTTCCGGCACAAGAAAGTGCCTCTAAATGAGTCTGTTTTTGGTGATTATGAGGTTACACACATAAGTTATCCAG gtattccttcttcttcaccataTGGAGACATTGTGGAGGGTGTTCCAACTGCAAGTACTGATGGGCTTCCAGTCACTGCAAACGTTGCCAACAAAAGCCAGGGAATAGGTTTCAGAACGATTGCAATCATTGTCTTGTCAGGTTTCGTGCTCACTCTTATTTTGGCTGGAGCTATATTTATAGTCAGGAAATGGAATAAAGTTGGGAAGTCATCGACTGCTGTCGGTCCTGGATTGCCTCCATCGATGAACAAAAGGCTTG GTGCTAGATCTATGTTTTCCAGTAGCGCCAGAAGCTCGGGATCAGATTCATTGATGTCGTCGATGGCTACATGTGCTTTATCCGTGAAGACCTTTACACTTTCCGAGCTCCATAAGGCAACTGATAAATTCAGTGCCAAGAGGGTTTTGGGAGAGGGAGGGTTTGGTCGTGTTTATCATGGCAGCATGGAAGATGGAACCGAGATTGCAGTTAAACTGCTAACTAGGGACAATCAGAATCGAGACCGTGAATTTATTGCAGAAGTTGAAATGCTAAGCCGTTTGCACCACCGCAATCTTGTGAAGCTGATTGGAATATGCATTGAAGGCCGTACACGTTGCTTGATATACGAGCTCGTCCACAATGGAAGTGTTGAGTCCCACTTACACG AAGGAACGCTTGACTGGGATGCACGGTTGAAGATTGCACTCGGAGCAGCGAGAGGACTGGCCTATCTCCATGAGGATTCGAATCCCCGAGTAATCCACAGGGATTTCAAGGCCAGCAATGTTCTCTTAGAAGATGACTTTACACCAAAGGTCTCAGACTTTGGACTGGCCAGAGAAGCAACCGAAGGAAGTGAACATATTTCCACTCGTGTCATGGGGACCTTTGG GTATGTGGCCCCTGAGTATGCAATGACAGGGCATCTCCTTGTGAAAAGCGATGTATATAGTTACGGTGTGGTTCTACTCGAGCTTCTCACCGGAAGAAAACCGGTAGACATGTCTCAACCTTCAGGAGAAGAAAACCTTGTGACGTGGGCGAGACCTTTACTAGCAAACAGAGAGGGGCTGGAGCAACTGGTGGACCCCAGATTGGCTGGAACCTACGACTTTGATGACATGGCAAAAGTGGCTGCGATAGCCTCCATGTGCGTCCACCAAGAGGTCTCACACAGACCGTTCATGGGTGAAGTGGTGCAGGCACTGAAACTTATATACAACGATGCAGATGAGACCTGTGGGGACTATTGCAGCCAGAAGGAGTCATCAGTACCGGAATCTGCAGGCGATCTGGCTTTCTCGGATAGCAGCTGGTGGAACTTGACACCTCGGTTAAGGTATGGTCAAGCGTCTACGTTTATAACCATGGATTATAGCTCAGGACCGCTTGAGGAGATGGAGAACCGGCCTCACTCTGTCTCTAGCATTCCTAGAGAAGGAGGCCTGTATCTACCAAACAGGTCAGGTCCGTTAAGGCCAGTTCGAACTAGAAGAAACTTTTTCAGATTGAGAGGAAGCATGAGCGAACATGGTGGACCATCATCATCTAGACATCTCTGGTCCGGGAATGGCGACTGGTTCTAA
- the LOC103828187 gene encoding uncharacterized protein LOC103828187: MGSGNHEVVDVSSDEEEEVDTRVDEDFDWLNDLSSDSTDVVEVLSEMKGCVDSLYRKPKALEDDDDDCVILDGDPDKTTKTDTDKLAKDDDDDEVLVVGQKGEIACRDFPHPRHSCAKYSFNSTSHEKYCDMCHCYVCDIPAPCAYWCIAVSSIDHCHANDKEKIWRNQREFFRTGTMPTEPSPKPLPASPTVTRQIPPSPIPNIIRLSQNPLPGSMIGIRPCSSSSRLAANLSNVSARQRSPHNHGLQSLIGGRSNIIRKDRSSYSGANLRSRMASSGTRYSGNSIRVGLHTNAKVSQSTHHIPSVVAPPTITAEMYAQQQQRSPHLNVPDYRAAVTGSQSNLYTQHSVQSKSVGQFQANAGLFAPPETPLTTGGLQAQTVQQQPPGSNDNNVLQTKLSEVESWLMDSSNQVGLVSPLPEPVGEDNVSPLTFDFENFLND; encoded by the exons ATGGGTTCGGGAAATCACGAAGTTGTGGATGTTAGTTcagacgaggaggaggaggtggataCGCGTGTCGACGAAGACTTCGATTGGCTTAACGATCTGTCTTCGGACAGCACCGATGTAGTCGAGGTGCTCTCTGAGATGAAAGGCTGCGTTGATTCTCTGTATCGCAAGCCTAAAGCTTTGGAGGACGATGACGACGATTGTGTGATTCTGGACGGTGATCCCGACAAGACAACCAAGACTGATACTGATAAATTAGCCaaggatgatgatgacgatgaggTGCTTGTAGTGGGTCAAAAGGGTGAG ATAGCCTGTAGAGACTTCCCTCATCCCAGACATTCCTGTGCTAAGTACTCTTTCAACTCAACATCACATGAGAAATACTGCGACATG TGTCACTGTTATGTCTGTGACATCCCTGCTCCATGTGCATACTGGTGTATCGCTGTCTCCAGCATAGACCATTGTCATGCTAATGACAAAGAAAAGATTTGGAGGAATCAACGAGAGTTCTTCAGGACAGGAACTATGCCCACCGAACCGTCTCCAAAACCCCTACCAGCTTCACCAACTGTGACCCGCCAGATTCCACCGTCTCCTATTCCAAATATCATCAGGCTGTCCCAAAACCCTTTGCCAGGGAGCATGATCGGGATCCGGCCTTGCTCATCATCCAGCCGTCTTGCTGCGAACCTCTCAAACGTCAGCGCCAGGCAGAGAAGTCCACACAATCATGGGTTGCAGTCATTGATCGGTGGTCGCAGCAACATCATCCGAAAGGATAGAAGTTCTTATAGTGGTGCTAACTTGAGGTCCCGGATGGCCTCGTCAGGAACTCGGTATAGTGGTAACAGCATCAGGGTGGGTCTACATACCAATGCTAAAGTCTCACAATCCACCCACCATATCCCTTCCGTAGTGGCACCACCAACCATAACCGCAGAAATGTAcgctcaacaacaacaacgcaGTCCTCATCTCAATGTCCCTGATTATCGTGCAGCGGTGACCGGGTCTCAGAGCAATCTTTACACTCAACATTCAGTCCAGAGCAAAAGTGTCGGTCAGTTTCAGGCAAATGCAGGTCTGTTCGCGCCACCTGAAACTCCTCTTACCACTGGTGGTTTGCAAGCACAGACAGTTCAACAGCAACCACCGGGAAGCAATGATAACAACGTCTTGCAGACCAAACTGTCGGAAGTTGAGAGCTGGCTTATGGACAGCTCTAACCAAGTCGGCCTGGTTAGCCCGTTGCCTGAACCGGTAGGTGAAGACAATGTCAGTCCGTTGACATTCGATTTTGAGAACTTCTTGAATGACTGA